The following nucleotide sequence is from Mangifera indica cultivar Alphonso chromosome 1, CATAS_Mindica_2.1, whole genome shotgun sequence.
TTGAGTTTGATCTCAAGCTGATGATTCAAGTTAAACTTATACTGGCCCTTATTTTGTTTAGTAGagcttgaatccacccctaaccCTAAAACTAGATGATACTTTCCACGTAAAACAAACACAATCTGAAGCCAAATCTGAAAAACGAAGTCCAATCTTTTCCATAACTGAAGTATTTTACAAACTCAAAACACTACAAATTACATCACAAacgcccaaaaaaaaaaaaaaaaacaccaaaacAAGCCCTTAATACACAAAAGGAATAACAGCTTTCCGACCCTTCGGATAATCCTCCCCAAACTTCTCCAAATACCACTTATGATTCCCAACCGCTCTAGGCACCAAGTTAGCACACGTGAACAGAAAAAACCCAAAACCTGCCGATGACCACGTCATCACTCCCCAACCTAACCACTCCACAATCTCCCCAAAATAATTTGGGCAGCTGACCAACTCAAACCACCCTCCTCTTGGAATTTTATATCCACCGCCTTGATTCTTTAACCCGACCAATACTTTATCAGACCAGATATTAATCCACATCCCACTTATAAAAATCCCCAACCCAATAAAAAATCGCCACCAAAACAGTCGCCCATCGTCGCCCTCGTCGTAATCTTTATAATGAGACACCCACCTGGCTTGCAAATAAGCGTTGAGAAGATTGAACCCAAATGCCATTAGAGCCACGGTGACCGGGAAACCCCTCTTTTGGGGGGATTTTTTGTTGAGGTAAAGACGGATCGGGTAGATGCATGTTCGGTGAAAGTAATGGAGGAGAAAGGGGGAGATGAGGATGAGAGATTTGGGGTTGTTGAAGTTGCGACCGAACGGGAAGATTAAGGAAGTGAACCAGAGAGTGGGGCTTTCCATGAGAAACCAAGCCAACGGTGGTGACATGGTGGGACCCCACCCTGGACGGTGGTGCTTGCCGTATGGGGCTTGGAGGAAGTGGAGAGCGATGAAAGTTGGTGGGGCTGTGATGTAGAGAGTGAGAAGACAGTAGTGAAAGAGAGTCTGATCTGACGAAGCCATGGGAGTCAATTGGCAAAGTCTGAGGGGTGGAACAAAGTGCTCTAATTTGTACGTGGACAATAAGAATCACATTGGGGAGGGCGAGAGTCAATAAATGTGAAAAAGGATAGGGACTCGGGTAAgcaaataaatgttaaaaaaaaggtGAGAGAGGACTTGGtaagtaaattaataataaaatctccTTTGATGACAATTTTGATTCACATTTAAGATCTTTAATCCATTTTAACTATAATGGAgagagatttttaataaaaatgaaaaatgggatggagataaagataaaaaatatctctATTCTAACTTTAACATTTGATAATAATTAGAATGTATATGGAGGGGATTGACTCTCATAGGGTCGGAGAGAAAATTTTTCACTATGGATAAGGGATGTAGAATTCTTGTCATTTTAGTAACCTGAATGGGGAAGGACAGGTTGGGAATGGGGCCAGACCGGGAGGGGAATTCTTTAACAATAGCTTTCCCTCTATAAGAAATGACTGCCTCTGTGGGGATACAAGCTTGCCTCCGAATTTGATCTATcatcttgaatttttttcaactGCCTTAGCATCAGGTTATATAATTATGACTAATCTGAATTTGCAACCTCATCTTCTACCTCACCATTTCTCAAGGCTGCtatacataaaatatgaaaaagtctTGTATGTCAAAGATGACTGgaagtttgtataatttgttgaCTCTGCCATGATGCCGTGCCTCTTGGTCCGTTTCTGTCCTTGAAAATCTTCCAAAATCCATGCATCAAGTTGGGTATATGAAACTGTGTACGCTTGTACCTACAGTCGTTAGTATTTGCCTGCAGAATCTGGAAGATTCATTCGTCACTTGTTTCCATAGATATGATGTAGTCCTTGGTAGTTTTTCATGAGCTGGGAATTGGCAAACCATAGAGACGCACGTGGTTGTGTAATACTAGAAAATTGGAAAAGTCGATTACAAGGGAATTTGGCCGTGAATAGAAGCtggagaaaagaaggaaaaaagacaattttttctGGATTTTGGCCAGCCTGATTGGGAGACTATGATCCTGGGATCTCTTTTtgtcaacatttttctttttttagttgggttaaatcaatttaaaaaataattgttcttTTTGCATAGACATCATCGTGTTTGTGTTGACATGTGCGGATAACTATCACCATTAAAACTTATCAGAACAAACCAAAGTAAAAATTGCAAGACCATAACCATCAGCATACATATGCATCACTTGGGACTCTTTTTTACAAGGGGCTACACATCAAGCTTTGTGCAGATAACCGGAGGGACATTTAGGAAGAGATGAACAGGATTTGGTCTGTAAAGTAAGTAAATTagtcatataatttaattggaaaccaaaaaattaattacattcaTAATGAAAAAAACTGAAAAGGAGAAGATATATAGATTCATGAACTGATATTTCTCAATCACTATTCACCAAAGTCAAAAGTAACAGACAGAAATGAATTTGATCCTCATGCACTTTACCCTAGCCTTAACTGACAACAGagaaataagaagaagaagaagaagaaaccacTCCTTGCAtaaacatgtgttttgaaacTTGGATTGGACCGACATGCAATGCACCACCAGATTAGGTCATAGTACAAATGGCCAAACCCAATTTTGATTAAATCCAATATGAATTATAGTTATGTGTGCTATTAGGCTATATTCtaatttggatttaattttaatgattaaatagataaaaatattttaaaatattattaaaattttatatttaataattaaattgtaattcaaattgggtttatcaattaataattaaatattatttaaataattcatcGATTTAATCATTAGTCAATTTGGCATAAAGTTTGAAGTAGTTCTACTATTTGAACCTATCTTTGTCcaaaagtatatataacattaataatttatgtatagTCTCAcgtcattaattattttttaaccagAGATAACAccaaaacatttgtttttatatacctattttgtCAACTAAGTGGGTCTGGATGTTCTTTATTGGGGACATGGAGGCCACGacttttattctaattttttaaaattagaatagaTATATAGCTAATATACagtaaaatcttaaaattatatcttttaatttttaaaaatataaatactcacttataaaataatttttattaaaaattttaattaggattaaaaataaaactattatttaataaaaaaattttaaaaactaaacttttatcatattttttcccttaatttgaaaactcataatttcacccccaaattttctttcaaagtttaaacagtagtaattttctctttaagtttttttctcttttttctgaGATAATCCGCCGTCTTAGGCTGTTAGCTGTCTTCCCTCCTGGCGTCTCTCTCTTTGTTCTTTAGCCCTTGATCAATGacaattatctaaaaatttaaacaatttttatctaGATAATGATGTTTAAATGAATTGTCTGAACAAAGACGTGTCCAAGCAGTTTTCATTGATTTGTGGTCaaggaaaaagagaagagagattgaaagagagaaataagGTAGAAGAGAGGATAGTATGGatttgttattgaaaaaaaaaactatgaaaagttattattttttaaacttttaatagaaaaattatagattttttaaatttaaaaggtacaaattttaataaaaattatgtaataaatatttgaattttttagaaGCAGAGAATTTGGATTTCATTACACCAAAAGTGAGAACAAATCTTTGGCAGGAAATCAAACTAGAAAGTGCCACGTGGCAGACGAAGTAGAGAACCATGCAGAACTGGAGAGGGATTCATCCGTTGCTTGTGTGTGACGGAGGTTTATTTGGGAATATCGGGTCGTTGTTTGTCTTTTAGAAGTTTCGTCTACATCATCATACACGCCAATAGTTGTCTGAAAcgtgttttttcttctttcagttTTCACATTGCTTTAACACTTGTCTCATTGTCCAACCAATGGCCTTTTACCACATGTAGACCGCCGTGCTGCTGGCTGATGTGTCGAAACAGCATTTGACCTTTACCACATCGCATCATCACCCTCACCAAATCTCATTTTTATTggtgttaataaaaaataattacacaaaaatttCCCCTAAACTCAACGAATAAATGATTAATATTGTAGACTTACTCCATTCAACTGTTggttttgataataatttgggttggtttcaatttgaattaatttatataaaactctatttaagattaatttaaaataaaaaatttatttgaggtagatttaaaattaattaatttaaatttaaatttaatataaaaatagtttaattttcaaGTTGATTTGAactgatttaaattcaaatatttaaactatatcaaattctatttattttaaattgaattcaatcaATCTAGCtatattagatttattattcaacttgatataagttaaattcaaactaaagttttaattttagtaattcGATTCAAGTTCtcttttcattatattatttttttcatcgataatattaaatattttgtttaatactatttatcttatcaGTAACTTTCTTACAATATCTCTAACCAATTCAagcaaatttgaattatttattataattttgaattaaactcaaccTAATCAATGTTGAGTTttgttgaattcaaatataacatttaatttatttataaaaataatctaatttttaatttaaatttattttactttattatccttttttttttttttaaatcaatgaaTCACGAACTTTTCCTTTTacatacaaaaataacaaatttataatttaaataaataataataataaaaatcaccAAAATATTTCTTCGAGATGACTAAACTACCCCTTTTTAAACTTGCAATTTTGAAGGATTCGTCCGTCGTCACTAAAGGATTCCCATGCTCGCTCTTTCACTCTCTCAATTCTCCCTCTAGGGTTTCCAAGGCAAGTTCTCTGTGCGAGGTTTGAAATACTTGTTTCTCGCGATAATAATTACTTGATCGGGTGGCTCGTCAATTTCTCGTCGGTATCGGAATCAGTTGTCATCTGTTTTTTCCTTGCTGTTTCGTCGCAGCTAGATGTAATTTCGTGGTCGATTCTCTGCTAGTGAGCCTTTGGTTCGTTTTAATTCTTTGGTTTAGACGATGCTTTGTCTTTTAATTTAGTCTTTTCTTTTTGGATGCTTGGGAAAGTGGAGTATGGAAATGGATGCATTCTTGTTTAATTTGCTGTTTAGAGTTAgaggttttgatttgatttgtaaatGATTAGTCTGTCTGAGCTGATACAAGTAAAATTACGCGTGAATAGAGAATTTTATTAGTTGggtttttttgttgtttcttttcttatctgAATTAGTTACACCGTGCAGTGAGATTCTTGGTGTTTTTGTAATTTCCAATATGAAGTTTTGGTTGggaaattttgtattattgttGTGCATATAGGCTTAATTCGTTGTATTGgtacatttttagttttttttcctaacaaaataagaaaatttgtcTTATGAGTGTGGTTTTTTGACAGTTCAATGGCTTGATAATTACTATAGATATGGGCGAATGAGACCTTGATGTCAGTGAATGCTTTTGGGTGGATGTTGAATGATTGGTACCATGGATTTAAATGCTTCTCCATTACCTGAAGAAGATGAGGATACTTTTGAAGGGCATATAGAACAGTATGCGGGACATGACCGTGTAGAATCTGGAGCTGAAATTTTACGACGGGTatgttcatttattttctttgtgtttccaccttttttctttaactctttCTACTATTTCTTCTCAATTActtctctctcacacacacacatatatatatatatttatatagtgaCAGTTGGCAGGTCTTTTTACtctttgtttttagaaaattaCTTAAATTAGGCTAATTAACAGGATTGTGTGAGCACTCTTAGCTTGGCATAATGGTTTGCAATATTCCTATCTTTTTTGTTTGGGTGGGAATGGTATCACTTGCAGAGCTAATTGGTTCTTTCTTGTCTCTCAAGCGAACAGAGACATGCAGCAAGCAGGCAGAGTTATTTGTGTCtctttctattattattattattattggaaaatttaataaattttcatgtgTGCTTCCCCATGGGTTTGGCATGTGTGCCTGCTCTTTTCAGGAGCGTGAAGAAAGAAGAATGCGCTTGAAAAGAGATCGACCTGACGACAGAAACATGCATGATCAATATTTTCAAGCTGGGAGATTCAAGTCTTGTGAAAAAAATAAGCTCCCCCCTGGTATgctcttcaatttctttattgtattaaactaatttaattcatTGTGACGGCATTGAGGTGCtactttttgttgttattgGGTAAACATGATTGCCACATCTTGTTCTTATTTGCATCAAGGTGATACTTTATGTcttatagttttttttgttctatttcTTAATTCTTTGATTTTCTAAAGCAATCCAATGGTTGAGATTCTGAAAGGGTAGTATGTACCAGTTGTTTACAGATattgcattttaatttttcatcagGCAGCATTTTGCCTTTAAACAGTCAATAGATGCAACCATGCAAGTTAATCAACATTCAacttgaagatgaaaaattgttgGATGAGTGTCTGTTTCTGGATATTGGATacatattatgttttataattggTATATAATGTGGcttcttatatttatattgtcaatatttttatgtgtatttTGAATGTTATTATCTTTGTTTTGTAGGTTGGTTGGACTGCCCTCCATTTGGTTCAGAGATAGAC
It contains:
- the LOC123192634 gene encoding steroid 5-alpha-reductase DET2, whose amino-acid sequence is MASSDQTLFHYCLLTLYITAPPTFIALHFLQAPYGKHHRPGWGPTMSPPLAWFLMESPTLWFTSLIFPFGRNFNNPKSLILISPFLLHYFHRTCIYPIRLYLNKKSPQKRGFPVTVALMAFGFNLLNAYLQARWVSHYKDYDEGDDGRLFWWRFFIGLGIFISGMWINIWSDKVLVGLKNQGGGYKIPRGGWFELVSCPNYFGEIVEWLGWGVMTWSSAGFGFFLFTCANLVPRAVGNHKWYLEKFGEDYPKGRKAVIPFVY